The window GGCCGCCGCCGAGATCGCCGAAATACTCCCCGTGCCCGAACGTGGCCTTGTCGACGCACTGGCTGAACCAGCCTTTCCGGCACAGCGCGCAATGGCCGCAGGAGGTGAAAAAGCTGGACACCACCCGGTCGCCCGGCCGGAAGCGCTTGACCTCCGAGCCGACCTCCTCGACCACACCCACGAACTCGTGGCCGAGCACGGCTCCCTGGTTCATCGGCGTATGCCCGTGATAGATGTGAAGGTCGGAGCCGCACACGGACCCGAGCGAAACCTTGACCAGCGCTTCGCCGGAGCCTTTGATGACGGGCTTGGGAACGTCGATCACCTTGACGTCGCCCTGGCCCTGGAAGGTCAGCGCTTTCATTCGGCGATTCTATGCCGCCCCTAAGCTACGGCAGTGCGGCTGAAGGGAGCGGTCGTGGTCATCACGGGCGCCTCGAGCGGGATCGGGGCCGCGGCCGCCGTCGCTTTCGCCCGGCGGGGTGCCCGGCTCGAGCTGGGGGCGCGCCGCCTGGACCGCCTCAACGCGGTGGCGCAGAGATGCCGGCAGGTTGGATCGCCCGAGGTCAACGTGCGGCGGCTCGACGTCGGCCGCCGGGTCGAAGCGCGGGCGTTTGTCGCCGCGGCGCTTCGCGACCACGAGCGCGTCGACGTGCTGGTCAACAACGCGGGCGTCGGCTGGATGGGCCGCCTGCACCAGATGCCCGACGAGAAGGTCGACGAGCTGGTCGCCACCAACCTGAAGGCAGTGATCGCGACGACCCAGGCCGCGCTGCCGTCCATGTTGGAACGGCGGCGAGGGGTGATCATCAACGTCTCCTCCGTGGTCGGTTTCCGAGCCTCGCCATACTCGGCGGTCTACTCCGCCACCAAGCACGCCGTCGTCGGCCTGTCGCACGCGCTCCGCGGCGAGCTGTCCGGGACCGGGGTCAAGGTCTGCGTCGTCTATCCGGGCGTGACCTCGGGCACCGAGTTCTTCGCCACGACGGAGGAAGCCGCCGGGCCGCAGTTCCCGGCATGGTGGGTCGCGAACCTCATCGTTCGCACCGCGCGCTTCCCGCGTCGCGACGCGATGGTGCTGCCCTTGCGCCTGGGCCAGCTTGCCGAGCCGTTTTTCGGCGGGTTGATCGACCACGGCCTGGGCGAGATCCGGCGGCGGCGGTCTCCCGATCTCAGCGGCAGCGGGCCGAGGCCGGCCAGCCCGTAAGCCTCACTTCTGCCAGGCCCGGAGCAGCCTTTCGAGCTGCTGCGCGTTCTTGACCGAGTAGTTCGAGTAGTTGTTGTTCATGATCGCGTGCACCTGTGCGGCCGAGCGCTCCATCGCCTTGATCCGCGGCACCCATTCCTGGAGCTCCCCGTCCGTGTAGTCGTGCCGGAAGCGCACATTCGGGGGCGCTCCTTTCAGGTCCCACGTCTGGTGATTGCGTCCGTGGAAGCGCACCACGGCGAGCTTCGTCGAGGTCACTTCGAAGACCGGAGGCATGCTCGTCCTGTGGCCCGCGGGGACATCGACCGCGACATAGGGGATGTCGCGCGTACGGAGGAAGGCCAGCGTGCCGTCTCGATGCCGGGCATCCAACCATTCCGGTTTCCGGAACTCCACCGCGACCTGGAAGCCGAACATTCGCTCCTGGCATTGCTCGATGTAGGCCAGCGAGCGCGACGAAGGCAGGAACCAGGGGGGGAACTGGAAGAACACCGCACCCAGGCGCCCGGCAGCCCGCAGCGGTTCCAGGGCGGCGCGGAACCGGTCCCACGACTCGTCCACCAGCTCATCCGGCGTCTGCTCGAGGTAGATGTTCTTGTCGCGCAGCTTTTCCGGCAATTCGTCCCGAATGTCCTTGGGCAGCGCCACCGGCTTGGTCGGGTGATGGGTGAAGAGCGAGAACGACTTGACGTCGAAGGTGAATCCCTCGGGCGTCCGCGCCACCCAGAGCTCGGAGTTCTCCGGCTTCGGCATCCCGTAGTACGTGGAATCCACCTCGACGAGCGAGAACTGGGTCGCGTAGAAGTGCAGCCGCTCCTCCGATGACCTGGCGTTCATCGGGTAGAACAGCTTGGAATCGATCAGCGACTTGTCGATCCAGCCGGCAATGCCGCACCGCACCTCAAATCGATGGTGTCACAACTCAATTGAGCCAGGGTTATGATCCGACCGCCCGTGGGCCGCCACCTCCGCTACTGGTACACCTACCGGACCGCGGTTGCGGGCGTGATTGCGCTCGCCCTCAGCGCCGCCGTGTCGTGGCTCTACACCCAGCA of the bacterium genome contains:
- a CDS encoding DUF72 domain-containing protein; protein product: MRCGIAGWIDKSLIDSKLFYPMNARSSEERLHFYATQFSLVEVDSTYYGMPKPENSELWVARTPEGFTFDVKSFSLFTHHPTKPVALPKDIRDELPEKLRDKNIYLEQTPDELVDESWDRFRAALEPLRAAGRLGAVFFQFPPWFLPSSRSLAYIEQCQERMFGFQVAVEFRKPEWLDARHRDGTLAFLRTRDIPYVAVDVPAGHRTSMPPVFEVTSTKLAVVRFHGRNHQTWDLKGAPPNVRFRHDYTDGELQEWVPRIKAMERSAAQVHAIMNNNYSNYSVKNAQQLERLLRAWQK
- a CDS encoding SDR family NAD(P)-dependent oxidoreductase, with protein sequence MRLKGAVVVITGASSGIGAAAAVAFARRGARLELGARRLDRLNAVAQRCRQVGSPEVNVRRLDVGRRVEARAFVAAALRDHERVDVLVNNAGVGWMGRLHQMPDEKVDELVATNLKAVIATTQAALPSMLERRRGVIINVSSVVGFRASPYSAVYSATKHAVVGLSHALRGELSGTGVKVCVVYPGVTSGTEFFATTEEAAGPQFPAWWVANLIVRTARFPRRDAMVLPLRLGQLAEPFFGGLIDHGLGEIRRRRSPDLSGSGPRPASP